A window from Toxoplasma gondii ME49 chromosome IX, whole genome shotgun sequence encodes these proteins:
- a CDS encoding UBX domain-containing protein (encoded by transcript TGME49_288340), with translation MEDAPGPRRDREYSEAAVASGVAGRDDETEKLPRRRRCVDAPTSSPAHHSSSSSSSSSSSSSSSSASSSSASTPSPSSSPSASSLPASSSSSEAENPGAGRELGGISRLPSAVRLMVSWPVCALRQTVQLLQAVAQWLSRLIDLFSMLLFLPAPQPFAVVYERQFGQRHPVFFADSAQEAFDTARQTERLLAVYLHASHNATAETFCRETLTDDLVIDLLDNMCIFYATDASGPSSSEGARLARAFFSSASPRLPAFLLLLPQAATSPAENAPAFSSLSAPPANRHRVLLAALRNESLADTAGLVALLLQAQEKLEEVREAKRKQVREREENRLLREEQEREFAEVMRLESIKREELEKKRQKEQARRDREAQRREAAAVRRRERRVYAERLREQEMSASACSEQQTAICLRLPSGSRFSRQFPAQTSLEELYLWADCLAEFTENEEIDIPLNFHLVVPPRRTLPRGAATLLDSDLHPNSAVLLVPTDDEDE, from the exons ATGGAAGACGCCCCTGGGCCGAGAAGAGACCGCGAGTACTCCGAGGCAGCTGTTGCCTCTGGAGTCGCCGGCCGCGATGATGAAACCGAGAAG cttcCACGCCGGAGAAGATGCGTGGATGCCccgacttcttctcctgcgcatcattcttcctcttcttcttcgtcctcttcttcttcgtcctcttcttcctctgcgtcttcttcctctgcgtctactccgtctccctcctcttctccttcggcctcttctcttcctgcctcttcttcgtcttcggaAGCAGAGAATCCTGGCGCTGGGAGAGAACTGGGCGGAATTTCGAGACTTCCAAGCGCCGTCAGGTTGATGGTCTCCTGGCCGGTGTGTGCGCTTCGACAGACTGTCCAGCTTCTCCAGGCTGTGGCGCAGTGGCTTTCGCGACTCATCGATCTTTTTT CCATGCTGCTCTTCCTACCAGCCCCCCAGCCTTTTGCGGTGGTCTACGAGCGCCAGTTCGGGCAGCGACATCCAGTTTTCTTCGCCGATTCCGCGCAAGAG gCCTTCGATACGGCGCGCCAAACTGAAAGGCTGCTTGCGGTGTACCTTCACGCCTCGCATAACGCGACCGCCGAGACGTTTTGCAGAGAGACCCTGACAGACGACCTCGTCATCGATCTCTTG gACAACATGTGCATTTTCTACGCGACAGACGCATCGGGTCCGTCCTCGTCCGAAGGCGCGCGTCTTgctcgcgccttcttctcttcagcttctcctcgtctccccgcgtttctgctgctcttgcCGCAAGCAGCAACGAGTCCTGCAGAAAACgctcccgccttctcttctctctctgctcctcccgCGAACAGGCATCGCGTTCTGCTCGCTGCGCTGAGAAACGAAAGCCTCGCGGACACCGCGGGTCTCGTCGCCCTCCTCCTGCAAGCTCAAGAAAAACTCGAGGAAGTTCGAGAGGCCAAACGCAAGCAAGTGcgcgaacgcgaagaaaacagact GttgcgagaagagcaggagcGCGAGTTTGCGGAGGTCATGCGCCTAGAATCAATCAA ACGAgaggagctggagaagaaacgacagaaagaacaggcgaggcgagaccgagaagcgcagagaagggaggccgCGGCCGTCAGACGCCGGGAGAGGCGCGTGTATGCCGAGAGACTGCGCGAACAGGAGATGTCTGCCTCGGCGTGCAGCGAACAACAGACAGCG ATCTGTTTGCGGCTGCCCAGTggctcgcgcttctctcggcaATTCCCCGCGCAGACATCTCTGGAGGAGCTGTACCTCTGGGCGGACTGCCTCGCTGAATTTACTGAG AATGAGGAAATCGACATTCCGCTGAACTTCCATCTCGTTGTGCCTCCAAGGCGAACACTGCCGCGA GGCGCAGCGACCCTCCTCGACTCCGACCTCCACCCGAACAGCGCTGTTCTGCTTGTCCCcacagacgacgaagacgagtaa
- a CDS encoding hypothetical protein (encoded by transcript TGME49_288350) — MTERERSSDSHSAPRKGRSPAGVREAASRLTAERERREARDRGERRLSREREGSRKSRERGDGRRLRDRGERRLSREREGRRRSRDRGERRLSREREGRRKSRERGDGRRSRDRGERRLSREREGRRKSRERGDGRRSRDRGERRLSREREERRRGSGQRERRRSDGSEEAGRDGEGRRREREGVSQNRESKIESLTSHNGRYQNGESEREDASCGERRHPTQQPASGRKNEGLSSGEALAAVERLHAEKKREHERRREKHREEEQRRAETEKEAFAADVSRRREENEHQVSLQRAGQILALAAHAATLPVNGAAPLDFQHLTPFVPPPLSAAASGAPFPHASRDSAFSRENGDRWREEDDEGLSRRNGGCQVKREERRGAREENVLDRNSAVARETGDGRWSGRQAREGESASPPASGRDGAGARGRRLGSGREASAEASNDAERTGLDRERDGERDARLEFSRGSLERDGGRQRFACRERGPEPGEKDRFSDRREERETFRGYGREREGRLAGAFPGILPFGPNFDKEEWTRLLDWQSWRRDARKKRDFDPDSLWTDQRELSPTRWKTHPSSSSASSASAASASASSTRENAGGEQGKDSEEERTRERDAKRHAGMTEEEKKTEAAWRKKIQALEKAGRREPSSDADATARKKTRKTKQERESSSESEEDVKVPATRVPGMDGSALEKCIAENDKAREEKMQKWQAKEEKRRRKLMKETKELEELELEEAWKKAGPKDFVKSASFKGPRPGFVFHTGEAGTGYYKDRLSIKKLVADGVIAVSGAQLVLAMKKETRNSSADEKKKSKKKSKKTSKKTSKKTSKKKGKKKRRKQDSSDSDSDSDSSDSSDSGSSRAKKRGKSRKRRRVSSSESSSEDSEESAVEREDSPDRNAPKALRPNVAVLEAALAEKKAADALANAALGEFSDEDEDDAFGPNPLGVNSKLAARNVDYGGALRPGEGAAIAQYVQEGKRIPRRGEVGLTADEIQAFEDLGYVMSGSRHRRMNAIRIRKENQVYSAEEQRALAMFNYEEKANREAQLINDLRDMLKRQNETLAVEEMEEKLGKKE; from the exons atgacagagagagagagaagcagcgactcGCACTCCGCGCCCCGCAAAGGGCGCTCGCCTGCAGGGGTACGCGAAGCTGCAAGCCGTCTGACGGctgagagggagagacgcgaggcgcgagaccgaggtgagagaagactctccagagagagagaagggagcaggaagtcgagagagaggggagacggaaGGAGGTTGAGAGaccgaggcgagaggagactttccagagagagggaagggagaaggaggtcgagagaccgaggtgagagaagactctccagagagagagaagggagaaggaagtcgagggagaggggagacggaaggaggtcgagagatcgaggtgagagaagactgtctagagagagagaagggagaaggaagtcgagagagaggggagacggaaggaggtcgagagaccgaggtgagagaagactgtccagagagagagaagaaagaaggagaggttcaggccagagagagaggagacgcagcgatggcagcgaggaggcagggcgagatggagaaggacggagaagagagcgggaGGGTGTTTCTCAGAACCGGGAGTCGAAGATCGAGAGTCTGACCTCGCACAATGGGAGATACCAGAAcggcgaaagcgagagagaagacgcgagttGCGGAGAGCGGCGCCATCCGACACAGCAACCTGCCTCGGGCAGGAAGAACGAAGGCCTGTCGTCGGGAGAGGCGCTGGCAGCTGTCGAGCGACTCcacgcggagaagaagcgcgagcacgagagacgcagagagaagcatcGTGAAGAGGAACAGCGTCGcgcagagaccgagaaggaGGCCTTCGCCGCGGACGTCAGTCGCAGACGTGAGGAAAACGAGCACcaagtgtctctgcagagggCAGGTCAGATCCTCGCGCttgctgcgcatgcagcgacgtTGCCTGTCAACGGCGCCGCGCCTCTCGACTTCCAACATTTGACGCCTTTCGtgccgccgcctctctctgcagcggcCTCGGGAGCGCCTTTCCCCCATGCGTCTCGAGACTCTGCATTCtcaagagagaacggagacaggtggagagaagaagacgacgaagggtTGAGTCGGCGGAATGGAGGCTGTCAGgtcaagagagaagagaggcgaggcgcgagagaggagaacgttTTGGACAGGAACTCTGCAGTTGCCAGGGAGACAGGTGATGGACGTTGGTCTGGaagacaagcgagagaaggagagagtgCGAGTCCGCCTGCATCGGGACGAGACGGCGCAGGGGCGAGAGGCCGGCGGCTCGGCAGCGGAAGAGAGGCGTCTGCAGAGGCAAGcaacgacgcagagagaactggGCTCGACCGAGAgcgagatggagagagagacgcgcgactCGAGTTTTCGAGAGGCAGCTTGGAGAGAGATGGCGGACGACAGCGCTTTGCTTGCCGGGAGCGGGGGCCAGAgccgggagagaaagaccgcttcagcgacaggcgagaagagcgagagacctTTCGAGGTTacggcagagagcgagaaggtcGACTCGCAGGCGCCTTTCCAGGAATACTTCCCTTCGGACCGAACTTCGACAAAGAAGAATGGACGCGACTTCTCGACTGGCAGTCGTGGAGACGCGAcgcacgaaaaaaacgcgactTCGACCCCGACAGTCTCTGGACCGACCAGCGCGAACTCTCCCCCACTCGATGGAAAACGCatccctcctcgtcttctgcgtcgtcggcttctgctgcctccgcgtctgcttcttcgacgcgagagaacgcGGGAGGGGAGCAGGGCAAAGActcggaggaagagcggacgcgcgagcgagacgcgaagaggcaTGCGGGCAtgacggaggaggagaagaagacggaggcggcttggagaaagaagattcAGGCGCTAGAGAAGGCAGGGCGGCGGGAACCGagcagcgacgcagacgcgacagcgagaaagaagacgcggaagacgaagcaggaaCGCGAGAGCTCGAGCGAGTCCGAGGAAGATGTAAAGGTGCCTGCAACGCGCGTCCCCGGCATGGACGGCTCTGCGCTCGAAAAATGCATCGCCGAAAATGACaaagcgagggaagaaaaaatgCAAAAATGGCAGGccaaggaggaaaagaggcGACGCAAACTTatgaaggagacgaaagaactCGAGGAACTCGAGCTCGAAG AGGCgtggaagaaggcaggaCCGAAAGACTTTGTGAAGAGCGCGTCGTTCAAAGGGCCGCGCCCaggcttcgtcttccacaCTGGGGAGGCGGGGACTGGATACTACAAAGACCGACTTTCGATTAAGAAACTCGTCGCAGACGGCGTGATCGCAGTGAGTGGCGCGCAACTCGTCCTCgcgatgaagaaggagacgcgcaacagctctgcagacgagaaaaagaagagcaagaagaagagcaagaagacgagcaagaagacgagcaagaagacgagcaagaagaaagggaagaagaagaggaggaagcaggacTCCAGTGACTCAGACTCCGACAGCGATTCGAGCGACTCCAGTGACAGTGGGAGCAGTCGGGCAAAGAAGCGAG ggaagagcagaaagaggaggcgcgtctcttcgagtgagagcagcagcgaagacagcgaggaaagcgcagtggagagagaagacagcccCGACAGAAATGCGCCGAAGGCGCTGCGTCCGAACGTGGCGGTCTTGGAAGCTGCGCTCGCAGAAAAAA AGGCTGCAGATGCGCTCGCGAACGCAGCACTTGGCGAGTTTTCCGATGAAGACGAGGATGACGCGTTCGGGCCAAATCCACTAGGTGTCAACAGCAAACTCGCTGCCCGGAACGTCGA TTATGGTGGGGCTCTGCGTCCGGGAGAAGGTGCCGCCATTGCTCAGTACGTGCAGGAAGGGAAGCGTATTCCCCGTCGTGGTGAAGTCGGTCTGACGGCGGATGAGATCCAGGCGTTTGAAGACCTCGGTTATGTCATGAGTGGCTCGAG ACACCGTCGCATGAACGCCATTCGTATTCGAAAAGAAAACCAAGTATACAGcgcagaggagcagagagcgcTGGCGATGTTCAACtacgaagaaaaggcgaacCGCGAGGCGCAGCTCATCAACGACCTCCGCGACATGCTCA agaggcagaacgaGACTCTGGCTGTCGAGGAGATGGAGGAGAAATTGGGGAAGAAAGAATAA
- a CDS encoding tryptophanyl-tRNA synthetase (TrpRS2) (encoded by transcript TGME49_288360~Product name based on PMID:20374492.) codes for MFFLSTSVIPGAAVFSVRFARNPTPCLLPRNSLPVHLRHTALTPRFLEHSNLAFGFFRRSISTGCSRTLRIKSTPVGVLFSAKMASRTPFQDAALSIVKGAACIALSLKTARTTQNVKFSKDNRCSITLGPIEVEPTAAEEALLKTLTKQKIEENCPFRVFTIPRDLATRMYQESYLDEFGIPANVKEVRLVVLPEWNINANMYPVLKSTGQIADIQFESVKFNEEKKQLCLSLHVVPGPDEQSPALAEEEKLGPEEIPSRAQVLPPSGVEGDDFGEGDDDQTITPWDVQAAEGGIDYNKLLRKFGCSSITPELISRIEALTGKRAHHLLRRGIFFSHRDLNLLLDSLEKRQARLASGKREDGPGSEGLSGPGFYLYTGRGPSSEALHIGHLVPFMFTKYLQDVFDVPLVIQLTDDEKFLFKDSLTLEETHRLAFENAKDIIACGFDPDKTFIFSDLSYIQHLYPVILEIQKKVTYNQVRGLFGFVESDNVGKSAFPAVQAAPSFPTAFPMIFGGKKDVRCLIPQAIDQDPYFRMTRDVAPRLGLLKPALIHSRFIPALQGFKTKMSGSVETSSIYVSDTPEQIKNKINKYAFSGGQPTEAEQRVKGADLDIDIPFQYLTFILNDDDQLKEIGEKYQKGEMLTGEVKAILIKELQALVLGHQERRAKVTDDMVRQFMDPFRPCFKKYAQ; via the exons ATGTTTTTTTTGTCGACCTCCGTAATTCCCGGTGCCGCCGTTTTCAGCGTGCGTTTTGCGCGGAACCCCACGCCTTGTCTTTTACCCCGCAACAGCTTACCTGTGCATCTCCGGCACACGGCTTTAACGCCCCGATTCCTCGAACACTCGAACTTAGCCTTCGGTTTTTTCCGCCGGTCGATTTCGACAGGCTGCTCGCGAACGCTTCGAATCAAGTCCACTCCGGTTGGtgtgcttttctctgccAAAATGGCGTCAAGAACCCCGTTCCAGGACGCAGCCCTCTCGATCGTGAAGGGAGCGGCTTGCATTGCCCTCAGTCTGAAGACTGCCCGCACGACGCAGAACGTCAAATTTTCT AAAGACAACCGATGCTCCATCACCCTTGGCCCCATCGAGGTTGAGCCGACTGCTGCCGAGGAGGCTCTCCTGAAAACACTGACCAAGCAAAAGATTGAGGAAAACTGCCCCTTCCGCGTGTTCACCATCCCTCGCGATCTGGCGACTCGCATGTACCAGGAGTCTTACCTCGACGAGTTCGGAATTCCCGCCAATGTGAAGGA AGTCCGCCTCGTCGTCCTGCCGGAATGGAATATCAACGCGAACATGTACCCCGTCCTGAAGTCTACAGGACAAATCGCGGACATCCAGTTTGAGTCAGTGAAGTTCaatgaggagaagaaacagcttTGCCTGTCGCTTCACGTCGTCCCAGGACCCGATGAACAGTCCCCGGCTCTCgctgaggaggagaagctcGGTCCTGAGGAGATCCCCTCTCGCGCTCAG GTGCTTCCGCCGTCTGGCGTTGAAGGCGACGACTTTGGCGAGGGCGATGACGACCAGACCATCACCCCGTGGGACGTGCAGGCGGCCGAGGGAGGCATCGACTACAACAAGCTTCT GAGGAAGTTTGGCTGCTCTTCCATCACACCCGAGCTCATTTCTCG caTTGAGGCTTTGACCGGGAAGCGCGCTCATCACCTCCTCCGTCGTGGaatcttcttctcgcatCGAGACTTGAACTTGCTCTTGGATTCcctggaaaagagacaggcgaggctCGCAAGCGGCAAACGCGAGGACGGCCCAGGTTCGGAAGGCCTGTCCGGCCCAGGCTTCTACCTGTACACTGGACGAGGTCCTTCTTCCGAGGCTCTCCACATTGGACATCTCGTTCCGTTCATGTTCACCAAATACCTGCAG GACGTATTCGATGTTCCTCTCGTCATCCAGTTGACCGATGATGAGAAGTTCCTCTTCAAGGACTCCTTGACTTTGGAGGAGACTCACCGTCTTGCGTtcgagaacgcgaaggacATCATTGCTTGCGGCTTCGACCCTGACAAGACCTTCATCTTCTCCGATCTGTCGTACATCCAGCACTTGTACCCCGTCATCTTGGAGATTCAGAAGAAGGTTACGTACAACCAGGTCCGTGGTCTCTTTGGGTTCGTCGAGAGCGACAACGTCGGCAAGTCTGCGTTCCCTGCAGTTCAGGCTGCGCCGTCGTTCCCGACAGCCTTCCCGATGATCTTTGGCGGCAAGAAGGACGTCCGTTGCCTCATCCCTCAGGCAATCGACCAGGATCCGTACTTCCGTATGACCCGCGATGTCGCGCCGCGTTTGGGTCTGTTGAAACCTGCGCTTATTCACTCGCGTTTCATCCCCGCGCTGCAGGGATTCAAGACGAAGATGTCCGGATCCGTCGAGACCTCGTCCATTTACGTTTCCGACACCCCTGAACAGATCAAGAACAAGATCAACAAGTATGCCTTCTCTG GCGGCCAGCCAACTGAGGCGGAGCAGAGAGTGAAGGGTGCGGACCTCGACATCGATATTCCGTTCCAGTACCTCACCTTCATTCTCAATGACGACGAT